From a region of the Thiorhodovibrio winogradskyi genome:
- the hflK gene encoding FtsH protease activity modulator HflK, with amino-acid sequence MAWNEPGGGGKDPWGSQQGNQGGPPDLDEIVRNLQDKMKGLFGGDSGSGKGSGGGAGGGAPLGPLGKWTIGIVVGVLVVLWLATGIYIVDPAERGVVLRFGVYNRMTQPGPHWHWPWPVEQVEIVNVDEISSFSHKALMLTQDENIVDVELTVQSRIEDAANYLFQDQNPEKTLRDATETVVRKTIGGSKLDFILTEGRSAVAATIRERVQALMREYKTGLLVTSINMQPAKPPEQVKEAFDDAIKAREDKERSENKAEAYANQILPQARGEAARIVADAKAYRDQVIAEAEGESSRFLAVLEEYRKAPEVMRERLYLDTMQEVIGDSQKVLIDVPDSNSLMYLPLDQLMKNPGASRDGAPASVSSSGSSGNASGASNSITQRPMRNVNRERRTR; translated from the coding sequence ATGGCCTGGAACGAGCCGGGAGGCGGAGGCAAAGACCCCTGGGGGTCCCAGCAGGGAAACCAGGGCGGACCGCCCGATCTCGACGAGATCGTGCGCAACTTGCAGGACAAAATGAAAGGCCTGTTCGGTGGTGATTCCGGATCTGGCAAGGGCTCCGGTGGCGGGGCGGGCGGCGGTGCACCGCTCGGGCCGCTTGGCAAGTGGACTATCGGTATCGTTGTCGGGGTGCTGGTGGTGCTTTGGCTCGCCACCGGTATTTATATCGTCGATCCCGCTGAGCGCGGTGTGGTGCTGCGCTTCGGTGTCTATAACAGGATGACCCAACCCGGCCCGCACTGGCACTGGCCCTGGCCGGTTGAGCAGGTCGAGATTGTCAATGTCGACGAGATCTCATCCTTTAGTCACAAGGCACTGATGCTGACCCAGGATGAGAACATCGTCGATGTCGAACTCACCGTGCAGTCGCGCATTGAGGATGCCGCCAATTATCTGTTCCAGGATCAAAATCCGGAGAAAACCCTGCGCGATGCGACCGAGACCGTGGTGCGCAAGACCATCGGCGGCAGCAAGCTCGATTTCATCCTGACCGAGGGTCGCAGCGCCGTGGCGGCGACCATTCGCGAGCGGGTTCAGGCCTTGATGCGCGAGTACAAAACCGGTCTGCTAGTCACCTCCATTAACATGCAGCCGGCCAAGCCGCCGGAGCAGGTCAAGGAGGCTTTCGATGACGCCATCAAGGCGCGCGAGGACAAGGAACGTTCCGAGAACAAGGCCGAGGCTTATGCCAATCAGATCCTGCCGCAGGCGCGCGGTGAAGCCGCCCGCATCGTGGCGGATGCCAAGGCCTATCGCGATCAGGTGATCGCCGAGGCCGAGGGTGAGAGTTCGCGCTTCCTGGCGGTGCTGGAGGAGTATCGCAAGGCGCCCGAGGTGATGCGTGAGCGCCTGTATCTGGATACCATGCAAGAGGTGATTGGCGACAGCCAGAAAGTGCTGATCGACGTGCCGGACAGCAATAGCCTGATGTATCTGCCGCTGGATCAACTCATGAAGAACCCGGGCGCGAGTCGCGACGGGGCCCCGGCAAGTGTCTCTTCAAGCGGGAGTAGTGGCAACGCGAGTGGTGCGAGCAACTCGATAACGCAACGGCCGATGCGCAATGTGAATCGCGAACGGAGGACCCGCTGA
- the hflC gene encoding protease modulator HflC: protein MTDRMKLLSGIAVLVLVGLVTASAFIVYQWEIAIKLRLGEIVGPEYKPGLHWKVPVLNNVIKFDARIQTLDSQPERFLTIEKKDVIVDSYAKWRINNAAQFFRSTGGDSARAARLLAERINTSLRDEFGRRTIQEVVSEDRLELMQVLTKTLDTQATELGVEVVDVRVKKIDLPPEVSESVYNRMRAERERVASDLRAKGHEAAERIRADADRQRTVILADAYKESEETRGLGDAKAARVYAEAFEQDREFYAFYRSLDAYRKSLVDKGTTLVLAPDSEFFRYFNHPQGAAGSSDDAGTDGRLRVR from the coding sequence ATGACAGACCGCATGAAACTCCTCTCGGGCATCGCTGTTCTGGTGCTGGTTGGCTTGGTGACGGCCTCGGCGTTCATCGTTTATCAGTGGGAGATCGCGATCAAGCTGCGCCTGGGTGAAATCGTCGGGCCCGAGTACAAACCAGGCCTGCACTGGAAGGTGCCGGTGCTGAACAATGTGATCAAGTTCGACGCACGCATTCAGACACTCGACTCCCAGCCGGAGCGCTTCCTCACCATCGAAAAGAAAGACGTCATCGTCGATTCTTACGCTAAATGGCGCATCAATAACGCGGCGCAGTTTTTCCGTTCCACCGGCGGCGACAGTGCCCGTGCCGCGCGTCTGCTTGCCGAGCGTATTAATACCAGCCTACGGGACGAATTCGGTCGCCGCACCATTCAGGAGGTGGTGTCCGAAGACCGCCTGGAACTGATGCAGGTGCTGACCAAGACACTCGACACCCAGGCCACTGAGTTGGGTGTGGAGGTGGTGGATGTGCGGGTGAAGAAAATCGATCTGCCGCCCGAGGTGAGCGAATCCGTCTATAACCGCATGCGCGCCGAGCGCGAGCGTGTGGCAAGCGATCTGCGCGCCAAGGGTCATGAAGCGGCTGAACGTATCCGCGCCGATGCTGATCGCCAGCGCACCGTCATCCTGGCGGACGCCTACAAGGAGTCCGAGGAAACCCGTGGCCTGGGTGATGCGAAAGCCGCGCGGGTCTACGCCGAAGCCTTCGAGCAGGATCGCGAGTTCTACGCTTTCTACCGCAGTCTGGATGCCTACCGGAAGTCGCTCGTCGACAAGGGCACCACCCTGGTGTTGGCGCCTGACTCGGAATTCTTCCGCTATTTCAATCATCCCCAGGGCGCGGCCGGCTCCTCGGACGACGCCGGCACGGATGGTCGTCTGCGTGTGCGCTAG
- a CDS encoding DUF2065 domain-containing protein, with product MWHDFLVALALVFVIEGVMPFAAPGAMRRMMEEVARQSDGSLRIVGLLSMASGVVLLYFVR from the coding sequence ATGTGGCATGACTTCCTGGTGGCTCTGGCGCTGGTGTTCGTCATTGAGGGCGTCATGCCCTTCGCTGCCCCCGGGGCCATGCGCCGTATGATGGAGGAGGTGGCGCGCCAGAGTGATGGCAGTCTGCGCATCGTGGGCCTGCTTAGCATGGCCTCTGGGGTTGTGCTGCTGTACTTTGTTCGTTAG
- a CDS encoding ATP phosphoribosyltransferase regulatory subunit — MTINQDRWLLPAGIEEILPQQARDIERLRRCLLDLFDAWGYDLVIPPFIDYLESLLIGTGSDLDLQTFKLTDQLSGRLLGVRADMTPQVARIDAHQLRREEPTRLCYLGTVLHTRSDGFAGTRSPLQIGADIYGHGGAESDVEILRLLLTTLETAGIGSAYLDLGHVGIFRGLAEQAGLSREQELTLFGILQRKASTELAALLDEAGVEPSEADMLLALVELNGDDALERAGERLAKARDSVHRALGNLRLIAEDLHAWMPQVPVHFDLGELRGYTYKTGVVFAAFAPGWGLEIARGGRYDAIGEFFGHARPAVGFSTDLKGLIELAAPAAEHPLVGAGAVLAPNDRDPGLQALINELRASGRRVLSWLPGQQGHPAALGCEQRIERRDGRWQLVPMVAGQF; from the coding sequence ATGACCATCAATCAGGACCGCTGGCTTCTCCCTGCTGGCATTGAGGAAATTCTGCCCCAACAGGCGCGCGATATTGAGCGCCTGCGCCGCTGCCTGCTCGATCTGTTCGATGCTTGGGGCTATGATTTGGTCATTCCGCCCTTTATCGATTATCTCGAGAGCCTGCTGATAGGCACCGGGAGCGATCTGGATCTGCAGACCTTCAAACTGACTGATCAGCTCAGCGGGCGCCTGCTTGGCGTGCGCGCGGACATGACGCCGCAGGTGGCGCGCATTGACGCCCATCAGCTCAGGCGCGAGGAACCCACCCGGCTGTGTTATCTCGGCACTGTGCTGCATACCCGCTCCGATGGCTTTGCCGGCACCCGCAGCCCGCTGCAAATCGGTGCCGATATCTATGGCCATGGCGGCGCCGAGAGCGATGTCGAAATTCTCAGGCTGCTGCTGACCACCCTAGAGACCGCCGGAATCGGCTCCGCCTACCTTGATCTCGGGCATGTGGGCATCTTTCGCGGCCTGGCTGAACAGGCAGGACTGTCGCGGGAGCAGGAATTGACGCTCTTTGGTATCCTGCAGCGCAAGGCCAGCACCGAACTTGCAGCGCTGCTCGATGAGGCTGGCGTCGAGCCAAGCGAGGCGGATATGCTTCTGGCGCTGGTTGAGCTGAACGGTGATGATGCGCTTGAGCGCGCTGGCGAGCGTCTTGCCAAGGCTCGCGATAGCGTTCATCGGGCGCTCGGCAATCTGCGATTGATTGCCGAGGATCTGCACGCCTGGATGCCCCAGGTGCCAGTGCACTTCGATCTGGGCGAATTGCGTGGCTATACCTACAAGACCGGGGTGGTTTTTGCTGCTTTCGCGCCTGGGTGGGGGCTCGAAATCGCGCGCGGCGGGCGCTACGATGCCATTGGCGAGTTTTTTGGCCATGCCCGCCCGGCGGTCGGCTTCAGCACTGATCTCAAAGGCTTGATTGAGCTGGCCGCGCCCGCTGCCGAGCACCCTTTGGTTGGAGCTGGCGCCGTGCTCGCGCCCAATGATCGCGACCCCGGATTACAGGCGCTGATCAACGAGCTGCGGGCATCCGGTCGGCGGGTGCTAAGCTGGCTGCCTGGTCAGCAAGGTCATCCGGCCGCGCTTGGCTGCGAGCAGCGCATTGAGCGTCGCGATGGGCGCTGGCAATTGGTACCCATGGTGGCGGGCCAATTTTGA
- a CDS encoding adenylosuccinate synthase, whose translation MGKNLVIIGTQWGDEGKGKVVDLLTERANAVVRFQGGHNAGHTLVIDGEQTILHLIPSGILHPGVECFIGNGVVLAPDALFHEIDTLTAAGVAVEERLRISPGCALILPYHIALDQAREKARGSKAIGTTGRGIGPAYEDKIARRGIRLGELLNPSLFEARLLEVMEYHNFALTAYFKAEPVDVAATLDTALAWGERIRPLVGDVSGRLHALRDQDARILFEGAQGSLLDIDHGTYPFVTSSTTTAGGAASGSGVGPLDLDYVLGIVKAYTTRVGGGPFPTELFDADGDHLGERGHEFGATTGRKRRCGWLDMVALRRAFAVNSVSGVCITKLDVLDGLERIRICTGYELDGQPLDVPPMGAEDLARVKPSYIEMPGWRESTEGALSLEDLPAAARDYLNRIEELSGRPIDIISTGADRAQTIVRDHPFD comes from the coding sequence ATGGGCAAGAATCTGGTCATCATCGGGACGCAGTGGGGCGACGAAGGCAAGGGCAAGGTGGTCGATTTGCTGACCGAACGCGCCAATGCGGTGGTCCGCTTTCAAGGTGGGCATAACGCCGGTCATACGCTGGTGATTGATGGCGAGCAGACGATTTTGCATCTGATCCCCTCGGGCATCTTGCATCCGGGGGTCGAGTGCTTCATCGGCAATGGCGTGGTCCTGGCGCCGGATGCGCTCTTCCATGAAATCGATACCCTCACCGCCGCTGGGGTCGCGGTTGAAGAGCGCTTGCGCATCAGCCCCGGTTGCGCGCTCATCCTGCCCTACCATATCGCGCTTGATCAGGCGCGGGAAAAAGCGCGCGGCAGCAAGGCCATCGGCACCACCGGACGCGGCATTGGGCCGGCTTACGAGGACAAAATCGCCCGGCGCGGCATTCGCCTTGGCGAACTGCTGAATCCAAGCCTGTTCGAGGCACGCCTGCTCGAGGTGATGGAATATCACAACTTCGCGCTCACGGCCTATTTTAAAGCCGAGCCGGTCGATGTCGCGGCCACCCTGGACACCGCGCTGGCCTGGGGCGAGCGCATTCGGCCCTTGGTCGGCGATGTATCCGGTCGCCTGCACGCCTTGCGTGACCAGGACGCCAGGATTCTGTTCGAGGGTGCCCAGGGCTCATTGCTCGATATCGACCATGGCACCTATCCCTTTGTCACCTCATCGACCACCACCGCCGGCGGTGCCGCCTCGGGCAGTGGTGTTGGGCCGCTTGATCTTGACTATGTCCTGGGTATCGTCAAGGCCTACACTACCCGGGTCGGTGGCGGGCCTTTTCCGACCGAGCTGTTCGATGCCGATGGCGATCATTTGGGCGAGCGTGGGCATGAGTTCGGCGCCACCACCGGGCGCAAGCGCCGCTGTGGTTGGCTCGACATGGTCGCCTTGCGGCGTGCCTTCGCGGTCAATAGTGTCTCCGGGGTGTGCATTACAAAGCTTGATGTGCTCGATGGGTTAGAGCGGATTCGCATCTGTACCGGCTATGAACTGGACGGACAGCCACTGGATGTCCCGCCCATGGGGGCCGAGGATCTGGCGCGTGTCAAGCCAAGTTATATCGAGATGCCAGGCTGGCGGGAATCCACCGAGGGCGCTCTGTCGCTCGAGGATTTGCCCGCCGCGGCGCGTGATTATCTTAACCGCATCGAAGAATTGAGCGGTCGACCGATCGACATTATTTCGACCGGGGCTGATCGGGCGCAGACCATTGTCCGGGATCATCCGTTCGACTGA
- a CDS encoding OadG family protein yields MIDTQMVAESLRLMLIGMSIVFGFLMLLVVLLRGMSWFAARVAPADFHELAAGAASMSRGTGAAGNPMADPAADSELIAVMAAAVARYRARQGG; encoded by the coding sequence GTGATTGACACTCAAATGGTCGCGGAAAGCCTGCGGCTGATGCTGATCGGCATGAGCATTGTGTTTGGCTTTTTGATGCTCCTGGTGGTTCTGCTGCGCGGTATGTCCTGGTTTGCCGCGCGCGTGGCACCGGCGGACTTCCATGAGTTGGCTGCTGGCGCGGCCTCCATGTCCAGGGGCACCGGCGCTGCCGGGAACCCAATGGCGGACCCAGCGGCGGACAGCGAATTGATCGCGGTGATGGCCGCCGCGGTGGCGCGCTATCGCGCCCGGCAGGGCGGTTAG
- the oadA gene encoding sodium-extruding oxaloacetate decarboxylase subunit alpha: MNQNNALAITDLVLRDAHQSLLATRMRIDDMLPIAAKLDQVGFWSLESWGGATFDACIRYLGEDPWERLRRLKAAMPNTRQQMLLRAQNLLGYRHYADDVVDAFVERAVKNGIDVFRIFDAMNDIRNFQRPVKAALATSAHAQGALSYTVSPVHKIDYWVDLARRLEDLGCHSIAIKDMAGLLRPYVAEELIGRLKESCKVPIGLHCHATTGLSTATIVKAAEAGVDVVDTAISSMSMTYGHSPTESVVAIMQGTGRDTGLDIKVLEDIAADFRAVRKKYARFEGALKGVDSRILVAQVPGGMLTNMENQLREQGATERLDEVLEEIPRVREDLGYIALVTPTSQIVGSQAVLNVLMGERYKSITGETAGVLKGTYGSTPAPVNKDLQARVLEGAKPISCRPADLIAPELKKLTAELKKLAKERGIRLANAVVDDVITYAMFPQVGLKFLENRDNPEAFEAPPWELDQREAAKLAEANAPTSGASAAGAPASASSAGGPEAYRIEVNGKSYDVRVSPAGSVESVAAAPAADTAVQPAGEQQVLESPLAGNIVKIPASAGQSVAAGDVVVVLEAMKMETEVRAPAAGKVLEIRVKEGDAVSLGAPLVVLG, translated from the coding sequence ATGAATCAGAACAATGCTCTTGCCATCACCGATTTGGTGCTGCGCGACGCCCACCAGTCGCTGCTTGCGACCCGCATGCGCATCGACGACATGCTGCCCATTGCCGCCAAGCTCGACCAGGTCGGCTTCTGGTCGCTGGAGTCCTGGGGCGGAGCCACCTTTGATGCCTGCATCCGCTACCTGGGCGAAGATCCTTGGGAACGCCTGCGTCGGCTCAAGGCGGCAATGCCAAACACCCGTCAGCAAATGTTGCTGCGCGCGCAGAATCTGCTTGGCTATCGCCACTATGCCGACGATGTGGTGGATGCCTTTGTCGAACGCGCGGTCAAAAACGGCATTGATGTTTTCCGCATCTTCGATGCCATGAACGATATTCGCAATTTCCAGCGCCCGGTCAAGGCCGCGCTGGCCACCTCGGCCCACGCCCAGGGCGCGCTGAGCTACACCGTGAGCCCGGTGCACAAGATCGACTACTGGGTCGATCTCGCGCGGCGACTCGAGGATCTTGGCTGCCATTCCATCGCCATCAAGGATATGGCCGGGCTGCTGCGGCCCTATGTCGCCGAGGAACTGATCGGACGCCTGAAGGAGTCCTGCAAGGTGCCCATTGGCCTGCATTGTCACGCCACCACTGGGCTGAGTACCGCGACCATTGTCAAGGCGGCCGAGGCCGGTGTCGATGTGGTGGACACGGCTATTTCCTCCATGAGCATGACCTACGGCCACTCACCGACCGAGTCGGTGGTCGCCATCATGCAGGGCACCGGTCGCGACACCGGGCTCGACATCAAGGTGCTGGAAGACATCGCCGCTGATTTCCGCGCGGTGCGCAAGAAATACGCGCGCTTCGAGGGGGCGCTCAAGGGCGTGGATTCACGCATCCTGGTCGCCCAGGTGCCAGGCGGCATGCTCACCAACATGGAAAACCAACTGCGCGAGCAGGGCGCGACCGAGCGCCTCGACGAGGTGCTGGAGGAAATTCCCCGGGTGCGCGAGGACCTGGGCTACATCGCCCTGGTGACTCCCACTTCGCAGATCGTCGGCTCCCAGGCGGTGCTCAACGTCCTCATGGGTGAGCGCTACAAGAGCATCACCGGCGAGACCGCCGGAGTGCTCAAAGGGACCTATGGCTCGACGCCAGCGCCCGTCAATAAAGACTTGCAGGCGCGGGTGCTCGAGGGTGCCAAGCCCATCAGCTGTCGTCCGGCGGACCTGATCGCGCCCGAGTTGAAAAAGCTTACCGCCGAGTTGAAAAAACTTGCCAAGGAGCGCGGCATCCGGCTGGCCAATGCGGTGGTGGACGATGTCATCACCTATGCCATGTTCCCGCAAGTGGGCCTGAAGTTCCTGGAAAATCGCGATAATCCCGAGGCCTTCGAGGCGCCGCCCTGGGAGCTCGATCAGCGCGAGGCGGCCAAGTTGGCCGAGGCCAATGCACCAACCTCGGGTGCTTCGGCGGCGGGTGCTCCAGCAAGCGCCAGTTCGGCGGGCGGCCCGGAAGCCTACCGCATCGAGGTCAATGGCAAGAGCTACGATGTGCGTGTCTCCCCGGCGGGCTCGGTCGAAAGTGTCGCGGCGGCACCCGCCGCGGATACAGCAGTCCAGCCGGCAGGCGAACAGCAGGTGCTTGAGTCGCCCCTGGCGGGCAATATTGTCAAAATTCCGGCCAGTGCCGGACAGTCAGTCGCCGCTGGCGATGTGGTGGTGGTGCTCGAGGCCATGAAGATGGAAACCGAAGTGCGCGCCCCGGCGGCTGGCAAAGTCCTTGAGATCCGGGTGAAGGAAGGCGACGCGGTGTCGCTGGGCGCTCCCCTGGTTGTGCTGGGATAA
- a CDS encoding sodium ion-translocating decarboxylase subunit beta, protein MEELLKLWASMGIANLTWGQVLMMAVAGGLIYLAIAKKFEPLLLVPIGFGALLSNIPVANIGGPDGMIGQIYTVGVETGIFPLLIFMGVGALTDFGALIARPSTLLLGAAAQFGIFATLLGAVALNFLPGFNFSLQDASAIAIIGGADGPTAIFLASRLAPDLLGAIAVAAYSYMALVPIIQPPIMRLLTTKEERAVVMQQLRPVSRLERMLFPFVVLLLCAMLLPSAAPLIGMLTFGNLLRECGVVERLSRAAQNEIINIVTIMLGLAIGSKLSADMFLTLETLGILALGALAFSIGTAAGVLMGKIMHRVTGGKVNPLIGAAGVSAVPMAARVVNRVGLEENHQNFLLMHAMGPNVAGVIGSAVAAGVLLALTGS, encoded by the coding sequence GTGGAAGAATTGCTCAAACTCTGGGCGTCCATGGGCATCGCCAACCTGACCTGGGGTCAGGTGCTGATGATGGCGGTGGCGGGCGGCTTGATCTATCTCGCGATCGCGAAAAAGTTCGAGCCGTTGCTGCTGGTCCCCATCGGTTTTGGCGCGCTGCTGAGCAACATTCCGGTGGCCAATATTGGTGGGCCGGATGGGATGATCGGGCAGATCTACACCGTCGGCGTCGAGACCGGCATCTTTCCGCTGCTAATTTTCATGGGGGTTGGCGCCCTGACCGACTTCGGTGCCCTGATTGCTCGCCCCTCGACCCTGCTGCTGGGCGCGGCGGCGCAGTTTGGCATCTTCGCCACCCTGCTGGGAGCGGTGGCGCTGAACTTTCTCCCCGGCTTTAACTTCAGCCTCCAGGATGCCTCGGCCATTGCCATCATCGGCGGTGCCGATGGGCCCACGGCTATTTTCCTCGCCTCGCGATTGGCGCCCGATTTGCTTGGAGCCATTGCCGTGGCCGCCTATTCTTACATGGCGCTGGTGCCTATCATTCAGCCACCCATCATGCGCCTTCTCACCACCAAGGAAGAACGTGCCGTGGTCATGCAGCAGTTGCGGCCGGTGTCGCGTTTGGAACGCATGCTGTTTCCCTTTGTGGTGCTGCTGCTGTGCGCCATGCTGCTGCCCTCGGCGGCTCCGCTCATCGGTATGCTCACCTTTGGCAATCTGCTGCGTGAATGCGGCGTGGTCGAGCGCCTGAGCCGCGCTGCCCAGAATGAAATTATCAACATCGTCACCATCATGCTTGGCCTGGCGATCGGCTCCAAGCTGTCGGCGGACATGTTCCTGACGCTCGAGACCCTGGGCATTCTGGCGCTTGGCGCCCTGGCCTTCTCGATCGGCACCGCGGCCGGCGTGCTCATGGGCAAGATCATGCACCGGGTGACCGGCGGCAAGGTCAATCCGCTCATCGGTGCCGCCGGTGTGTCGGCCGTGCCCATGGCGGCACGGGTGGTCAATCGCGTCGGGCTGGAAGAAAATCATCAGAACTTCCTGCTGATGCATGCCATGGGGCCAAATGTGGCGGGTGTCATTGGCTCGGCGGTGGCGGCTGGGGTGCTGCTGGCGCTGACCGGGAGTTGA
- the rpmF gene encoding 50S ribosomal protein L32 produces MAVQQNRKTPSKRGMRRSHDALSKPTLSEDGTTGEIHRRHHMTSDGFYRGRKIIDKSSN; encoded by the coding sequence ATGGCTGTTCAGCAAAATCGCAAGACCCCATCAAAGCGTGGCATGCGCCGTTCCCATGATGCGCTCTCCAAGCCAACCCTGTCGGAAGACGGCACCACGGGTGAAATCCATCGTCGGCACCACATGACATCAGACGGCTTTTATCGCGGTCGCAAGATCATCGACAAGTCAAGCAACTGA